The genome window TCCACGTTCGCTCGTGTCCGCCAAGCATGATCATTTTCGGGAGTTCAGCGTCATGCTGCCGTTGCTGTAATCGCAGCATTACAGCGCGCGCGTGCGACACAGTATGGGCTCCTAAGACCACAAGTAGAGCCGTGAGGGTTAGCTATGGGGCATATACATCAGCATGACACCGAGGCCATGGGCGACCGTCGGCTGCTGGCGGCCATCGCCGCGAATATGCTGTTGACCCTGGCCCAGGTCGTCGGTGGTATCCTCTCCGGCAGTCTCGCCCTGATCGCCGATGCCCTGCACAACTTCAGCGATGCCGCGGCCCTGCTGATCGCCTGGGTGGCGCGCAGGATCGGCAGGCAACCCGCCGACCATTTGAAGACCTTCGGCTACAAGCGCGCCGAGCTGATCGCCGCTCTGATCAATCTGGTGGTGTTGGTGGTCATCGGCCTCTATCTGGTCTACCAGGCCCTGTGGCGCGTGTTCGAACCCCAGGTTATCCAGGGCTGGACAGTGGTGATCGTGGCCGGCATCGCCCTGGCCGTCGATGTCGTCACCGCCATGCTCACCTATCGCCTGTCGAAACAGAGCATGAACGTGCGCGCCGCCTTCCTCCATAACGTCTCCGACGCTCTGGCCTCGGTGGGGGTGATCGTCGCCGGCACCCTGATTCTGCTCTACGATTGGTACTGGACCGACACTGTGCTCACCCTGGTCATCGCCGGATACGTGCTCTATCAGGCCTTTACCCTGCTGCCCAAGACCATTCACATCCTGATGCAGGGCACGCCGGAAGGCATCTCCATCGATGAGGTGATCAAGGCCATGGAGCAGGTGGACAAGGTATTGAACGTCCACCATGTGCATCTATGGCAAGTGGACGAACACCGCAACAGTGTCGAGGCCCACGTGGTGATCGCCGATTTTGCCGATACCGAAACCGTCAAGGCCGCCCTGAAACAGGAACTGGAACAACGCTTCGCCATCGCCCACTCGACGCTGGAGTTCGAGGTCGAGCATTGTGGCTTTGGGCGTTGTTGAGGGGGCGCGGGTTATGCCCATAAGGCGCAAATGCTAAGTGCAGCGCACCCCAATACGTCCAGCCGGCGAGGCAACGCCATGCGCCTGGACAGGGTATATTCCCCGCCCAACAGCTTAGGCGTTTCCGCGCCGGCCAATGTTCGCTTGCGCTGCACTCACCCCAACTTATGGCGCACGTTTGAATAGCGGCAGGGCGTCCGTGTTGACGCTGCTGATGGGGACCTGATGAATCACCACATCGGCGCTGGGAACCGCCTCCTTGATCTTGCGCTCCACCTCGTCGGCAATGGCGTAGGCCTTCACCAGGGGCAGATTGTCGTCCAGCTCCAGATGCATCTGGATGATCAGTTCGCGCTTGTCCTGCGGCAGTTCATGATCGAGCAGGTCGGTCTTGTAGTGCAGGGCGTCGGCGCGCGACAAGCTGCGACATTATGTCGCATTGTCTGCCGCGCGCCCCGTCGATAATCTTCTTTTCTCACAGAAAAATAATAAGCGGGAGAATGAATGCGCAGATTATCCAAACCCACGGTGGCCTTGATCACCCTGGCGCTGGCCCATACCGGTCGCGCCGCCGAGCCTGTCACTCTGGACGAGGTCACCGTGACGGGCACCCGCGAGGCCCAGGCGATCGCCGAAACCCCCGCCTCGGTGGGTGTGATCATCACCAAGGACATCGATGAGCTGAAGGCCTCCCATCCAAGCGAGATCATGGGTACGGTGCCCGGCGTCCACGTCAATGTCACCGGCGGAGAGGGCCACATGACCGCCATCCGTCAGCCCATCACCACCGCACCGGTCTATCTGTTTCTGGAAGACGGCGTGCCGACCCGGTCCACCGGCTTTTTCAATCACAACGCCCTGTACGAGATCAACCTGCCCCAGGCCGGCGGCATCGAGGTGACCAAAGGGCCGGGCTCCGCCCTCTACGGCAGCGACGCCATCGGCGGTGTGATCAATGTGCTGACCCGCCCTGCGCCGCTGCAGCCGGAGGCGGAGGTGAGCGCGGAGGCGGGCGGGCATGGCTGGCGGCGGTTGCTGCTCAGCGGCGGCGACAGCGACAGCACGGGCACGGACGGCTATCGCGGCGACCTCAACCTGACCCATACCGACGGCTGGCGCGACACCACCGATTACGACCGCCAGAGCGCCACCCTGCGCTGGGACCGCTTCCTCGACAGCGGCGCCGCGCTCAAGACCGTCATCAGCGCCGCGAACATCGACCAGCAGACCGCCGGCACCTCACGCCTATCGAAACAGGATTACCTGCACAACCCCACGCTCAACTACACCCCGGTCTCGTTCCGCGAAGTCGAGGCCTTGCGTATCTCCACCGCCTACGAAGACGAGACCCAGGACAGCCTGCTCAGCCTCACCCCCTACGTGCGCTACAACCGCATGGAGATCCTGCCTAACTGGTCGCTGAGCTACGACCCGCAGCGCTACACCACCGAGAACACCTCGGTCGGCCTGCTGAGCAAGTACCGCCGCGATTTCGCGCCGCGGCGTAGCCGCATGATCGTCGGCCTGGATCTGGATTACAGCCCCGGCAGCTACCAGGAAAACGCCATTGACCCGACCCGGGTCGGCGCGATCTACGTCAGCTACACCGAGCTGGCGCGTACCTATGACTATGACATCAGCTTCACCAGCGTCTCGCCCTATGTGCACCTGGAGACCTCGCCGACAGAGAAACTGCGTCTCCAGGCCGGCCTGCGTTTCGACTACATGCACTACGACTACGACAACCACCTCGGGGTGCAGAGCAGCGGCGCGCACCGCCGTCCCGCCAGCACCGACGTCGACTTCGATCATATCAGTCCCAAGCTCGGACTGACCTATGCCCTTAGCGAGCGGCTCAATACCTTCGCCGCCTACCGCAACAGCTTTCGCGCGCCCAGCCAGAGCCAGCTGTTCCGCCAGGGCCAGGCCGAAAACACCGTCGGCCTGAAACCGGTGGATGCGCACAGCTACGAAATCGGCCTGCGCGGCCAGGCCGGGCCGGGCAGTTACGAGGTGTCGCTGTACTACATGCGCGTCGAGGACGACATCGTCAGTTTCCGCAACACCGTCGACGGCACCCGCGAGACCCAGAACGCCGGCGAAACCCTGCACCGCGGCATCGAGATCGGCCTCGAGACCCCGCTCACGGCCAGCGTGCAACTGGACATCGCCTACAGCTATGCCAAGCACAGCTACGAGGAGTGGCGCCCGGCCACCGGCACCAACTACGGCGGTAATGAGATCAACTCGGCGCCGCGCCAGATCGGCGACGTGCGCCTGAGTTGGCGTCCCGCCCTGCTCAAGGGCGGTCGCCTCGAACTCAACTGGGAACACCTGGGCGACTACTGGCTCGACGACGAAAACACCCATCGCTACGACGGTCACGACCTCTATCACCTGCGCGCCAACTACAAGGTGACCACGCAACTGGAGCTGTTCGGGCGGCTGGAAAACCTCACCGACGAGCGTTACGCCACCGGTGCTTCCTACAGCCAGTTCCGCGGCGAGGAGTTCGCCCCCGGTCTGCCGCGCACCTTTTATGCCGGTGTCAGCTACCACTGGAGATAAACCATGAAACGCCCCCGCGCGGTATTGTTCGCTGTGATCTTCCTGCTGGCCGGCCCCGCGCCCGGCCATGCCCAGCCCCACGCCCATGCCGGGCACACACCGGTCGCGGCGGACGCGCCGGTCAGCATCGCCAACGGCCGCGTCCCCAGCGCCGCCTTCGATGCGCGCGGCCGCCTGTGGCTGGCCTGGGTGCAGAATGATCATGTCTACGTCAACTACTCCGACGACCTGGGCCAACGCTTCAGCCCGCCGGTGGCGGTGAACCCGGAACCGGAACAGATCCACGACAACGGCGAGGCGCGGCCCAAAGTGGCGCTGGACCGGGACGGCCGGGTCTTCGTCGCCTACACCCGGAAACTGCCAAAACGCTTCACCGGCAATATCCGTTTCAGCCGTTCGCTTGATGGCGGGCGCAGTTTCAGCCGCCCGCTCACCGTCAACGACGACCGCGAGATGATCAGCCACCGCTTCGTCTCCATGGCCGTCGACGCCCGCGGAGGTGTCCATCTCGCCTGGCTGGATGCGCGCGACGCCGTCGCCGCCGCGGACAGCGGGCGGCCCTACGACGGCTCGGCGCTGTACTACAGCTATTCCGACGACCATGGCGCCGCCTTCCAGCCCAATCGCAAGCTCGCCGACACTACTTGTCAGTGCTGCCGCATCGCCCTGGCGCTGGATGGCACTCAGCGGCCGGTGTTTTTCTGGCGCCACATCTTCGCCAATGCCAGCGGCCCGGGCAGCCGCGACCATGCCCTGTTGCGTCTGGGGACGGACGCGGCACCGCAACGCATCAGTCACGAAAATTGGCGCGTGGAGAGCTGTCCCCACCACGGCCCGGCGCTGGCCATCGGCGCGGACGGCCGCCGCCACATGGCCTGGTTCAATATTGCGGCGGGCGCTCCGGGGCTCTACTACGCCTACAGCGACGACGGGGGCCGCACGCGCTCGCCTGTCCATCCCTTCGGCGGCGCCGACAGCCAGGCCCAGCATCCCCATCTGCTCGAACGCGACGGCCGCGTCTATCTGGTATGGAAGGCCTTCGACGGCCGCCGGACCACGGTGCAGCTGATGCGCTCCAGTGACGGCGGCGCCAGCTGGGGCGCACCCGAGGCGCTGGCCGCCACCTCCGGCGAATCGGACCATCCCTTCCTGTTGCAGCACGACGGCCAGGTCTATCTTTCGTGGCACAGTGCCGCCGACGGCTACCGCCTGGTGGCCATCCCATGAGGCGGCGGCTGGCCTTGGTGCTGTTGCTGCTGTTGCCGCCGGTGCTGCTGGCGGCCGAAGTGCGGCCCTTCGTCAGCGGTTCCATGGCCGCGATCACGGCCCGGCAGGCCGACGAACCACTGATCGTCAGCTTCTGGTCCATCGACTGTCCGCCCTGTTACAAGGAGCTGGACCTGTGGCGCGCGCTGAGTCGCCGCTATCCGGCCCTCGATCTGGTGCTGGTCTCCACCGACGCCCCGGCGGCGGGCGCCGAGGTGAACCGGGTGTTGCGGCAGCGCGGTGTAGCGCATCTGGAGTCGTGGCAGTTCGCCATCAGCGAGGTGCAGCGGCTGCGCTACGAGATCGACAGGCGCTGGTACGGCGAGCTGCCGCGCAGCTATTTCTTTTCCCCCGACGGTGACGTGTCCGCCGTCAGCGGCGTCATCGACGACGAGCAGGTGGACGCATGGTTGGCGCAGTACTATCCGGCCACCGACTAGCCGGCCTGCCTGCGCCATTGGCGGCGGGGGTTGCCGGCGAAGGCTGGGGATTCCCGGCCCGCACGCGGCGCCATTTTGCTTTCGCGCTGGCCGCCGCCATCCTGCTGCACCTGCTCTCCTTCGCCGCCCTGATCGACGCCGGTCCGGCGGTGGTCGGGCCGCTGTCGCAACCGGCTATCAGCCTCACCCTGGTGACAGCGCCGGCAACGGCGCCCGCCCCGCCGCCCCCGGCCGTCCCGTCCACGCCACCCGCTGCTCACCCCCCGCCGCCCAGGCCCGCCCCGACACAGCCGGCGCCAACGCCAACGCCGCCCGAACCGGCGGCCAGCGTCGCGCCCACCACTCCGGCACCGCCCGCGCCGGTTGCCGCCGTGCCGGCATCTCCGGCACCGTCGGAAGCGGACATTCCCGTCGCCGCCGAGCCCGCCGTGGCCGAGGCGCCTCCGGCGCAGCCGGTCGCGTCCGCCCAACGCCATACGCCGCCCTCCAGCGAGGTGGCCTATCACCGCAATCCCGATCCGCATTACCCCCGCGCCGCCCGGCGCCGCGGCATGGAAGGGGTGGTCGAGCTGGCGGTAACGGTGGATCGCGATGGCCTGCCATTGGAGATCCGCATCAGGCAGTCCTCCGGTTTCGAGGTGCTCGACCGCGAGGCGCAGCGGGCGGTGCGGCAGTGGCGTTTTGAACCGGCGCGGCGCGGCGGCATCGCTGTGACGGGTGAGGTGGTGGTGCCGATACGCTTCCGCTTGCAAGCGGGCTAGGCCGAAATTCTCACGCCTTTAACGAGCGACCTCCGTGACGGAGGGCGCGCGCGGGCGTTGGCGGATGCCAGCGGGATGCTGCAGCCGGCGGCGGGGGAGAAATCGGGGTCAGGGCAGGCGCTTGAACACCGGCAGCGTGTGCAGGTCGACGCTGCTGACCGGGTCCTGGTGGATCACCACGTCGGCGCCGGGGATGGCCTGTTTGATCTTTCTCTCCACCTCGTCGGCGATGGCGTGCGCCTCGATCAGGGGCAGATTGTCGTCCAGCTCCAGGTGCATCTGGATGAATTCGGTGCGGCCGGAGAGCCGGGTGCGCAGGTCATGCATGCCCTCCACCTTGGCGTGGTCTTTGGCGATCTGGATAATCAGCTGTCGTTTCTCGTCCGGCAGTTCGTGGTCGAGCAGGTCGTGGAAAGCGTCGTTGCCGATGCCCCAGGCGCTGTAGAGGACGTAGGCGGCAATGGCCAGGGCGAAGACCGGGTCGATGCCCAGCCAGCCCAGTTCCGACAACAGCAGCGCGGCGATGATGGCGCCGTTGGTGAGCAGGTCGGTCTTGTAGTGCAGCGCGTCGGCGCGGATGGCTGTGGAGTGGGTGCGCTTGATGACATAGTGCTGGAAGGTCATGAGGATGCCGGTGGCGATGATGGCGAAGACGATCACCCCCAGGCCGATACCCACAGCTTCTAAGGGTTTGGGATGCAGTAGCCGGTCCACCGCCTCGATGATCAGGAACACGCCGGAGCCGGCGATGAAGGTCGCCTGGGCCAGGCCGGCAATGGATTCGGCCTTGCCGTGGCCGTAGCGGTGTTCGCGGTCGGGCGGCGCCAGGGCGTAGTGCACCGCCAGCAGATTGATCAGCGAGGCCCCGGCATCCATGAGCGAATCCACCAGCGAGGCCAGTACGCTCACCGAGTTGGTGAGCAGGTAGGCGGCTAGCTTGGCGGCGATGAGAATGGCAGCGGTGACGACTGAGGCATAGGTCGCCAGTTTCAGCAGCCGCGAGCTTTCGGCCTGGGTAATGGGTTCGGACATGGGCGGGTTCTTTTGGTTTTTTACTGCCGGGCGAAAATCCGGACTCATTATAAATGAGTTGAGCGGGGTTCTCGAATTGCGTTTTTCGGCGGGTGTGAGGGGAGGGGGTTTGCGCGCGATGAGTAGATCAAAGGAGCCGCAATCAATGACTCTGACCCTGTTGATTCGGGCCCTGTTGATTCGCTGGTGAGCTGGGTATTCCGCTTCACGTCGCTGCTTACACCATCACGCCAAAGATTGGCCCGTAG of Candidatus Tenderia electrophaga contains these proteins:
- a CDS encoding cation transporter; the protein is MGHIHQHDTEAMGDRRLLAAIAANMLLTLAQVVGGILSGSLALIADALHNFSDAAALLIAWVARRIGRQPADHLKTFGYKRAELIAALINLVVLVVIGLYLVYQALWRVFEPQVIQGWTVVIVAGIALAVDVVTAMLTYRLSKQSMNVRAAFLHNVSDALASVGVIVAGTLILLYDWYWTDTVLTLVIAGYVLYQAFTLLPKTIHILMQGTPEGISIDEVIKAMEQVDKVLNVHHVHLWQVDEHRNSVEAHVVIADFADTETVKAALKQELEQRFAIAHSTLEFEVEHCGFGRC
- a CDS encoding TonB-dependent receptor → MRRLSKPTVALITLALAHTGRAAEPVTLDEVTVTGTREAQAIAETPASVGVIITKDIDELKASHPSEIMGTVPGVHVNVTGGEGHMTAIRQPITTAPVYLFLEDGVPTRSTGFFNHNALYEINLPQAGGIEVTKGPGSALYGSDAIGGVINVLTRPAPLQPEAEVSAEAGGHGWRRLLLSGGDSDSTGTDGYRGDLNLTHTDGWRDTTDYDRQSATLRWDRFLDSGAALKTVISAANIDQQTAGTSRLSKQDYLHNPTLNYTPVSFREVEALRISTAYEDETQDSLLSLTPYVRYNRMEILPNWSLSYDPQRYTTENTSVGLLSKYRRDFAPRRSRMIVGLDLDYSPGSYQENAIDPTRVGAIYVSYTELARTYDYDISFTSVSPYVHLETSPTEKLRLQAGLRFDYMHYDYDNHLGVQSSGAHRRPASTDVDFDHISPKLGLTYALSERLNTFAAYRNSFRAPSQSQLFRQGQAENTVGLKPVDAHSYEIGLRGQAGPGSYEVSLYYMRVEDDIVSFRNTVDGTRETQNAGETLHRGIEIGLETPLTASVQLDIAYSYAKHSYEEWRPATGTNYGGNEINSAPRQIGDVRLSWRPALLKGGRLELNWEHLGDYWLDDENTHRYDGHDLYHLRANYKVTTQLELFGRLENLTDERYATGASYSQFRGEEFAPGLPRTFYAGVSYHWR
- the fieF gene encoding ferrous iron transporter (member of cation diffusion facilitator family; CDF; membrane-bound; induced by both zinc and iron, but does not induce resistance to zinc; can transport zinc(II) in a proton-dependent manner; instead this protein induces iron resistance; forms dimers), with amino-acid sequence MKLATYASVVTAAILIAAKLAAYLLTNSVSVLASLVDSLMDAGASLINLLAVHYALAPPDREHRYGHGKAESIAGLAQATFIAGSGVFLIIEAVDRLLHPKPLEAVGIGLGVIVFAIIATGILMTFQHYVIKRTHSTAIRADALHYKTDLLTNGAIIAALLLSELGWLGIDPVFALAIAAYVLYSAWGIGNDAFHDLLDHELPDEKRQLIIQIAKDHAKVEGMHDLRTRLSGRTEFIQMHLELDDNLPLIEAHAIADEVERKIKQAIPGADVVIHQDPVSSVDLHTLPVFKRLP